One Nematostella vectensis chromosome 10, jaNemVect1.1, whole genome shotgun sequence genomic window carries:
- the LOC5521995 gene encoding interferon-related developmental regulator 1 — MPKGGREGSKSKRQTKAKRKASPKRAEDTMDVDEEEAMSVTSQGSLDFANGDEFAAAEGNEDGTEEITVNMEQVLDDNLDGATQKSARGRQTCLANIQKALRSKLLFDYAVNRKMTIQDTVERFLRRGTTEDRVLAASIASLLCIQLGFGVDSEELFKSLKQYLIIVIQDPTAHPAARASCCTTLGICCFLACDEDEDFKECTQVFENVFNTNKTVQPPQVPFHCSALLSWGLLLSIANNAEDLVQQYMRRVINILQTSNEIDLRISAGEILALMYEIKRFSDESFQGDRKRICELLRELATDSDRHKAKKDLKQQRASFRDVLKAVEDGAVPEDSIRFGTEVMELDSWARRRQYGALKDTLTTGTVTHLKANELVRQIFELGPPISLEESKQKKCSKYERQLWNNAASKARTLTRGKHRDKRNASMY; from the exons ATGCCTAAAGGTGGCCGAGAAGGGAGTAAAAGCAAACGACAGACGAAAGCGAAGCGTAAAG CCTCTCCAAAGAGAGCTGAAGATACCATGGATGTCGATGAAGAAGAGGCAATGAGTGTAACTAGCCAGGGATCGCTCGACTTCGCGAATGGAGACGAAT TTGCCGCTGCTGAAGGAAACGAAGATGGTACAGAGGAAATTACAgttaacatggagcaagttcTGGATGATAATTTAGATGGTGCAACTCAAAAGAG tgCAAGAGGCAGACAGACCTGTTTAGCCAATATTCAAAAGGCTTTGAGATCCAAGTTACTTTTTGACTATGCTGTAAACAGAAAGATGACGATCCAGGATACCGTAGAACGGTTTCTGAGGAGAG GTACCACAGAGGACCGCGTTCTTGCGGCATCCATAGCCTCATTGCTGTGTATCCAGCTTGGCTTTGGGGTTGATAGTGAAGAGTTGTTTAAAAGTCTTAAGCAGTAtcttataattgtgatccagGATCCAACAGCACATCCGGCAGCTAGAGCAAGT TGCTGTACAACTCTTGGGATCTGTTGTTTCCTTGCTTGCGATGAAGATGAG GACTTCAAAGAGTGCACTCAAGTCTTTGAGAATGTcttcaacactaacaagacagTGCAGCCTCCTCAAGTACCTTTCCACTGCAGTGCACTTCTGTCTTGGGGCCTTTTGTTGTCCATTGCAAACAATGCCGAGGACCTAGTACAGCA GTATATGCGAAGGGTAATAAATATTCTACAAACCAGCAATGAGATAGACCTGAGGATTTCTGCTGGTGAGATTCTAGCCCTGATGTACGAGATCAAGCGGTTTTCAGATGAGAGCTTCCAGGGAGACAGGAAGAGAATATGTGAACTGTTGAGAGAACTGGCCACAGATAGTGACagacacaaagcaaagaaagATTTGAAGCAGCAGAGAGCAAGCTTCAGGGATGTACTCAAGGCTGTGGAG gaTGGAGCTGTTCCTGAGGATTCCATCAGGTTTGGCACAGAAGTGATGGAGTTGGACTCCTGGGCCAGGAGGCGACAGTATGGAGCCTTGAAGGACACCCTAACCACTGGAACAGTCACTCATCTAAAG GCAAATGAACTGGTGCGGCAGATTTTTGAGCTGGGTCCTCCTATCAGCCTGGAAgagtcaaaacaaaagaaatgtaGCAAATATGAGAGG caACTTTGGAACAATGCAGCCTCCAAGGCAAGAACCCTAACACGCGGCAAGCATCGTGACAAGCGTAATGCCAGCATGTACTAG